One Streptococcus sp. zg-86 DNA window includes the following coding sequences:
- a CDS encoding glycoside hydrolase family 3 protein — protein sequence MAKIVDLRKKPYQLSDDQIEWVESTLGSLTDEEKIGQLFVNLFFFGGDAFSGNTLTNQEIIEKYHIGGARYMNGSPEQVQGLINELQSYSKVPLLVAANCDSGGDGAVKGGTYISSGAQSEASRDTRVPYLAGLVSAREETALGVNVNFDPCVDILKNWRNTIVNTRAYGTTAEDVITYTSAYLDGLTAEREVIQCIKHFPGDGTEERDQHLVLGVNELSPEEWEASFGQVYRHHIERGVEMIMAGHIALPHYQQQLNPNLKDEDILPATLAPELIDGLLKTNLDFNGLVITDASHMLGMTAAMRREDYVPGAIAAGCDMFLFFNDMDEDFQFMLNGYRKGIISEERLNDAVRRILGLKAKLNLHVKQAEGTLLKTAEDLAVIGCEEHLAWQREAADKAITLLKDTQKNLPISPVTHRRIRLYYLEGEKGGIMAASDEVVETIKAALERRGYEVTVNDGNSRIKGSTLGYREEVDLALTVANVVGYGAQNNYRIQWKTAMANEVPWYVHEVPTVFVSLNYTTHLHDVTMVKTAINAYHYNPNTIEALLDKLEGKADFQGLPNEHVWAKKWQAKL from the coding sequence ATGGCAAAAATAGTTGATTTACGTAAAAAACCATATCAGTTAAGTGACGATCAGATTGAGTGGGTAGAATCGACATTAGGAAGTCTGACAGATGAAGAAAAAATTGGGCAATTATTTGTCAATTTGTTCTTTTTTGGCGGAGATGCCTTTAGTGGTAATACTTTGACGAACCAGGAGATTATCGAGAAATACCATATTGGGGGCGCCCGCTATATGAATGGTAGTCCTGAACAAGTTCAAGGGCTGATTAATGAGTTGCAAAGCTATTCCAAAGTTCCTTTGCTTGTAGCTGCTAACTGTGATTCTGGGGGAGATGGTGCAGTAAAAGGTGGGACCTATATTTCCTCAGGTGCACAATCAGAAGCGAGTCGTGATACCCGTGTTCCCTATTTAGCAGGATTGGTTTCGGCTCGAGAAGAAACAGCACTGGGTGTCAATGTTAATTTTGATCCTTGTGTGGATATTTTAAAGAACTGGCGCAACACGATTGTGAATACTCGTGCCTATGGAACAACTGCAGAAGATGTAATCACCTATACGAGTGCTTATTTAGATGGTTTAACAGCAGAGCGTGAAGTGATTCAGTGTATCAAGCATTTCCCGGGGGATGGCACAGAAGAACGAGATCAACATTTGGTATTAGGTGTCAATGAGTTATCACCAGAGGAGTGGGAAGCCTCATTTGGTCAAGTCTATCGTCATCATATTGAACGTGGCGTTGAAATGATTATGGCTGGTCATATTGCTCTTCCCCATTATCAACAACAATTGAATCCAAATCTCAAGGACGAGGATATTTTACCAGCAACCTTAGCACCAGAATTGATTGATGGACTGTTGAAGACCAATCTTGATTTTAATGGTTTAGTGATTACTGATGCCAGTCATATGTTAGGAATGACCGCTGCTATGCGCAGGGAAGATTATGTACCAGGAGCCATTGCCGCAGGTTGTGATATGTTCCTTTTCTTCAATGATATGGACGAGGACTTCCAATTTATGCTGAATGGCTACCGCAAGGGGATTATTTCTGAAGAACGCTTGAATGATGCTGTCCGCCGTATTTTAGGGCTCAAAGCAAAATTAAATCTGCATGTCAAGCAGGCAGAAGGAACTCTATTAAAAACAGCAGAAGACTTAGCTGTTATTGGTTGTGAGGAACATTTGGCTTGGCAAAGAGAAGCTGCAGATAAGGCTATTACGCTGTTAAAAGATACGCAGAAAAATCTGCCAATCAGTCCTGTAACCCACCGTCGTATTCGCCTCTATTACCTCGAAGGAGAAAAAGGTGGCATTATGGCAGCAAGTGATGAAGTCGTTGAAACGATTAAGGCTGCCCTTGAACGCCGAGGTTATGAGGTCACAGTCAATGATGGGAATAGTCGCATTAAAGGCTCTACACTAGGCTATCGTGAAGAAGTAGATCTGGCCTTGACCGTTGCCAATGTCGTGGGCTACGGTGCGCAAAATAACTACCGCATTCAATGGAAGACAGCTATGGCAAATGAAGTCCCATGGTATGTCCATGAAGTTCCAACTGTATTTGTGTCATTAAATTACACAACCCACTTGCATGATGTTACAATGGTGAAAACAGCTATCAATGCTTATCACTATAATCCAAATACGATTGAAGCTCTTCTGGATAAATTGGAAGGAAAAGCTGATTTTCAAGGTCTTCCAAATGAGCATGTTTGGGCTAAAAAATGGCAAGCAAAATTATAG
- a CDS encoding glycoside hydrolase family 3 protein, which produces MTHLVDLTKKPYNLNQAAIDWVETTLANMTLDEKIGQLFVNMGSSRTEEYLTQVMTDYKFAAVRYAPGPAADIWEQNYILQTKSKIPLLIAANTESGGNGAVTDGTKIGDEVKVAATNDPKYAYELGRIAGLEASAVGCNASFAPIMDLSRNWRNPIIANRTWGAEVEQVISLSKEYMRGIMQYGIIPFAKHFPGDGIDERDHHLSYASNPMSKEEWMETFGRIYGEMAEAGLPGIMAGHIHLPNVEKEMHPERDLDDMLPASLNKTLLDELLRGELGYNGAIVTDASHMVGMTASLPRRELLPTAIEAGCDLFLFFNDPDEDFRWMKEGYENGLLTEERLHDAIRRTLGLKAKLGLHQFEGRREEILLPKEEALKMIGTDEAKRISDEVADKAITLVKDKQKDIFPVTPERYKRILLVEVDGYKGGFGALINQGKKRASDTLKELLEKRGHEVSIWENTEERIKKLPEEERPAAIQSVYASKRPIAQITDKYDLIINIVDVNSGGTTQRIIWPAAKGTPDQPFYVHEVPTIVVSVQHPFALADMPQVGTYINAYDSLPNTIASLVQKLAGESEFSGVSSVDPYCGLIDTRIWRS; this is translated from the coding sequence ATGACACATTTAGTAGACTTGACTAAAAAGCCTTATAACCTCAATCAAGCAGCTATTGATTGGGTAGAAACAACCCTTGCAAATATGACCCTAGATGAAAAAATTGGTCAGCTTTTTGTGAATATGGGTTCTAGTCGTACAGAAGAGTATTTGACTCAAGTTATGACAGATTATAAGTTTGCAGCGGTAAGGTATGCTCCTGGTCCAGCAGCGGACATTTGGGAGCAAAATTACATTTTACAAACAAAATCAAAAATCCCTCTCTTAATTGCGGCTAATACAGAATCAGGAGGAAATGGAGCTGTCACAGATGGCACTAAGATTGGTGATGAGGTGAAAGTTGCGGCTACCAATGATCCCAAGTATGCTTATGAATTGGGGCGTATTGCTGGACTTGAGGCCTCAGCGGTAGGATGTAATGCCTCATTTGCTCCTATTATGGATTTAAGTCGTAACTGGCGTAATCCTATTATTGCTAATCGTACATGGGGAGCTGAGGTTGAGCAAGTTATTAGCCTTTCAAAAGAATACATGCGTGGTATTATGCAATATGGCATTATTCCTTTTGCTAAACATTTTCCTGGCGATGGTATTGACGAACGAGACCACCATCTTTCATACGCATCTAACCCCATGTCAAAAGAAGAGTGGATGGAAACCTTTGGTCGTATTTATGGCGAAATGGCTGAAGCGGGTCTTCCAGGTATTATGGCAGGTCATATTCATCTACCAAATGTTGAAAAAGAAATGCACCCTGAACGTGATTTGGATGATATGCTACCAGCATCGCTTAATAAAACGCTTCTTGATGAACTTCTACGAGGTGAGTTGGGGTACAATGGGGCTATCGTAACTGATGCCTCTCATATGGTTGGTATGACGGCATCACTTCCACGTCGTGAATTGTTACCAACAGCGATTGAAGCTGGATGCGACCTCTTCTTATTTTTCAATGATCCTGATGAAGATTTCCGTTGGATGAAGGAGGGGTATGAAAATGGTCTCTTAACAGAAGAACGTCTGCACGATGCTATTCGTCGTACTTTAGGGTTGAAAGCAAAACTTGGCTTACATCAATTTGAAGGTCGCCGTGAGGAGATTTTACTTCCAAAAGAAGAAGCGCTAAAAATGATTGGTACAGACGAGGCTAAACGTATTTCAGATGAAGTAGCAGATAAGGCAATCACGCTGGTGAAAGATAAGCAAAAAGATATTTTCCCAGTCACACCAGAACGCTACAAACGTATTCTTTTAGTCGAAGTTGACGGCTATAAAGGTGGTTTTGGAGCCTTGATTAACCAAGGAAAGAAACGTGCTTCTGATACTCTAAAAGAGTTACTTGAAAAACGTGGACACGAGGTTTCAATCTGGGAAAATACAGAAGAACGGATTAAAAAGTTGCCAGAAGAAGAACGTCCAGCAGCTATTCAAAGTGTCTATGCTTCTAAACGACCAATCGCTCAAATTACGGATAAGTATGATTTGATTATCAATATTGTTGATGTCAATTCTGGCGGTACTACCCAACGTATTATTTGGCCAGCAGCTAAAGGAACACCAGACCAGCCATTTTATGTCCATGAAGTTCCAACAATTGTCGTGTCAGTACAACATCCATTTGCCTTGGCAGATATGCCACAAGTCGGAACCTATATCAATGCTTATGATAGCTTACCAAACACTATTGCTAGTTTGGTTCAAAAACTGGCAGGCGAATCTGAGTTTTCAGGAGTATCAAGTGTAGATCCTTATTGTGGCTTAATTGATACGCGTATTTGGCGTTCCTAA
- a CDS encoding HAD family hydrolase has protein sequence MVKQEEYVFCVDSDGCAMDTMTYKHQLFFGPLAAQFFEVPNKEAFLKEWDNINLYSRTRGVNRFVGLAMGLEYAGLDGIDALKHWVATTSSLSNASLEKALDQKPSDDLQKALDWSNEVNRQIKSYKGEALAFTGARSGLARLHELGKVYVVSSANHEAVEEEWRDQGLLEHVDELYCQDRGKKEDVIAALVEQGYVQEHILMIGDSPGDLAAAEQNQVAFYPILVGKEAISWKELQETFSPAFVAGQVTKEDLEKLKETFWKHLD, from the coding sequence ATGGTTAAACAAGAAGAATATGTCTTTTGTGTAGACTCGGACGGCTGTGCCATGGATACGATGACCTACAAGCATCAGTTATTTTTCGGTCCATTGGCGGCTCAGTTTTTTGAGGTTCCAAATAAAGAAGCTTTTTTGAAAGAGTGGGATAATATCAACCTCTACTCTCGTACAAGAGGGGTCAATCGTTTTGTCGGATTGGCGATGGGGTTGGAGTATGCAGGTCTGGATGGTATTGATGCTTTGAAGCACTGGGTAGCTACTACCTCATCACTATCAAATGCGTCGCTAGAGAAAGCGTTGGATCAGAAACCGTCAGATGATTTGCAGAAAGCATTGGATTGGTCTAATGAGGTTAATCGACAAATTAAATCTTACAAGGGTGAGGCACTCGCTTTTACAGGTGCTCGTTCGGGTTTGGCAAGACTTCACGAACTTGGAAAGGTATATGTGGTCTCTTCAGCCAATCATGAAGCTGTCGAAGAGGAATGGCGCGATCAAGGTTTGCTAGAGCATGTTGATGAGCTTTATTGTCAAGATCGCGGGAAAAAAGAAGATGTGATTGCTGCTTTAGTAGAGCAAGGATATGTTCAGGAACATATTTTGATGATTGGAGATTCGCCTGGAGATTTAGCGGCAGCTGAGCAAAATCAAGTGGCATTTTATCCTATTTTGGTTGGTAAAGAAGCAATATCTTGGAAAGAATTACAGGAAACATTTTCTCCAGCTTTTGTCGCTGGGCAGGTAACAAAAGAAGATTTAGAAAAACTAAAAGAAACATTTTGGAAACATTTAGACTAG
- a CDS encoding beta-glucuronidase, translating to MSEMITLELEKLDKIRDINPRLVSYNVEFAEVTGGTFWKAYSEEQIAGTEDFYVEPSDEGIAAMYKDLMQEYDPIDLSNEKLRYLTKELGEAWIRVSGTWSTKTYYDFDGKTAGVPPQGYLNVLTKEQWIGVLDFVRAVGGHLKISMANCPGLHSAEEPWNPSEAEKIFALSQSYGVPIEAAEFANEPNMLEDTGFPKGYTAAHYRRDQDLFFQWLEDNYPDCLKVGPSSTGGDDIVFGDPSQQNSIGGIEQLIHETVNCEDLLEGTSVPLDVFSYHYYNGVSERLASVMPAGHWSVEAALSENYLSVASNFCKTYLPLRDRFVPGAEMWVTESGDAGGGGNTWASTYLDVPRTLNELGTFACLTNGVVFHNTLAASDYGYLAREVFDPRPNYFAVLLWNRLMGSEVFDSRIPIHEGAHVFVHSRKDGQDGKAILVINNSETKVTSLVLEKDAQVYRLSGKDGDKRAKEMCLNGHVLALDEDNQLPNLEAETISAGELVIAPTECVFVLV from the coding sequence ATGAGTGAAATGATTACGTTAGAATTGGAAAAGCTAGACAAGATACGTGATATCAATCCGCGTTTAGTTTCCTATAATGTTGAGTTTGCAGAAGTAACAGGTGGGACTTTTTGGAAGGCCTATTCTGAAGAGCAGATTGCTGGAACGGAAGACTTTTATGTTGAGCCTTCTGATGAAGGAATCGCAGCGATGTATAAGGATCTTATGCAAGAGTATGATCCGATTGATTTGTCAAATGAGAAACTACGCTACTTGACGAAAGAATTGGGCGAGGCATGGATACGTGTTTCAGGGACTTGGTCAACCAAAACCTATTACGATTTTGATGGAAAAACTGCTGGAGTACCCCCACAAGGTTATCTGAATGTTTTGACAAAAGAACAGTGGATAGGTGTTTTGGATTTTGTGAGAGCAGTTGGTGGACATTTGAAAATTTCCATGGCTAACTGTCCCGGGTTACACTCGGCGGAAGAACCATGGAATCCGAGTGAAGCAGAAAAAATCTTTGCTCTAAGCCAATCATATGGTGTGCCGATAGAAGCTGCTGAATTTGCCAATGAGCCTAATATGTTAGAAGATACTGGGTTTCCAAAGGGCTATACAGCAGCGCATTACCGTCGTGACCAAGATCTTTTCTTCCAGTGGCTAGAGGACAATTATCCAGATTGTTTAAAAGTAGGGCCAAGTTCGACAGGTGGAGATGATATTGTCTTTGGAGATCCAAGTCAGCAAAATAGTATCGGAGGCATTGAACAGCTTATTCATGAAACAGTGAACTGCGAAGATTTGCTAGAAGGAACGAGTGTACCGTTAGATGTCTTTTCGTATCACTATTACAATGGGGTTTCAGAGCGTTTGGCTTCTGTCATGCCAGCAGGGCATTGGTCTGTAGAGGCTGCCTTGTCAGAAAACTATTTATCTGTAGCTTCAAACTTTTGTAAAACCTACCTTCCCCTACGGGATCGATTCGTCCCAGGTGCAGAAATGTGGGTAACTGAGTCAGGAGATGCTGGAGGCGGCGGCAATACTTGGGCATCAACTTATCTTGATGTGCCTCGTACCCTCAATGAGTTAGGGACCTTTGCTTGTTTGACAAACGGTGTTGTTTTTCATAATACCCTAGCTGCTTCTGACTATGGTTATTTAGCACGAGAAGTGTTTGATCCACGTCCGAACTATTTTGCGGTTTTATTATGGAATCGATTGATGGGCTCGGAAGTATTTGATAGTCGCATTCCAATCCATGAAGGTGCGCACGTTTTTGTTCATTCGCGTAAAGATGGTCAAGATGGCAAAGCCATTTTAGTCATTAATAATTCGGAAACAAAAGTCACTAGCCTAGTTTTGGAAAAAGATGCTCAAGTCTATCGCTTGTCAGGAAAAGACGGTGACAAACGTGCAAAAGAAATGTGTTTGAATGGTCATGTCTTGGCCTTGGATGAGGACAATCAATTACCGAATTTGGAGGCAGAAACTATTTCAGCTGGCGAATTGGTGATTGCCCCTACAGAATGTGTATTTGTGCTTGTTTGA
- a CDS encoding SDR family oxidoreductase → MSKVIEFKDKVVVVTGAGGVLCGYLAKEFAKAGAKVALLDLNEAAAQQFVDDIVAAGGTAKAYQSNVLSKENLEEVRQQILADFGPTDILINGAGGNNPKATTDNEFHELDLPSDTKTFFDLDESGINFVFNLNYLGTLLPTQVFAQDMVGRAGANIINISSMNAFTPLTKIPAYSGAKAAISNFTQWLAVHFSKVGIRCNAIAPGFLVTNQNRGLLFDEKGQPTARAHKILTNTPMGRFGEAEELVGGVFFLADENLASFVNGVVLPIDGGFSAYSGV, encoded by the coding sequence ATGTCAAAAGTCATTGAATTTAAGGATAAAGTGGTAGTAGTCACAGGCGCAGGAGGTGTTCTATGCGGCTATTTAGCAAAAGAATTTGCAAAAGCAGGTGCCAAAGTTGCTTTGCTCGATTTGAATGAAGCAGCGGCACAACAATTTGTCGATGATATTGTAGCTGCAGGAGGAACAGCAAAGGCCTACCAATCAAATGTTCTGTCAAAAGAGAATTTGGAAGAAGTTCGTCAACAAATACTGGCTGATTTTGGTCCAACAGACATCTTAATCAATGGAGCTGGAGGGAATAATCCGAAAGCGACGACAGACAATGAGTTCCATGAGCTAGATTTACCAAGTGATACAAAGACCTTCTTTGATTTGGATGAAAGTGGAATCAATTTTGTCTTTAACTTGAATTATTTGGGAACCTTACTTCCAACACAAGTTTTTGCGCAAGATATGGTTGGACGAGCAGGAGCGAATATTATTAACATTTCAAGTATGAATGCCTTTACGCCTCTAACAAAAATTCCAGCTTATTCTGGAGCTAAGGCAGCGATTAGTAATTTTACTCAATGGTTAGCAGTCCATTTTTCTAAAGTGGGTATTCGTTGCAATGCGATTGCACCAGGGTTCTTGGTAACAAATCAAAATCGCGGATTGCTTTTTGATGAAAAAGGTCAACCAACGGCTCGTGCTCACAAAATTTTAACCAATACGCCAATGGGACGCTTCGGTGAAGCAGAAGAATTGGTGGGCGGAGTCTTCTTCCTAGCAGATGAAAATCTAGCTAGCTTTGTCAATGGTGTGGTCTTACCGATTGATGGTGGTTTCTCAGCCTATTCAGGTGTTTAA
- the uxuA gene encoding mannonate dehydratase, which produces MKMSFRWYGKNDPVSLAEIKAIPGMQGIVTAVYDVPVGQAWPLEKLLELKKMVEDAGLEITVIESIPVHEDIKQGKPNRDELIENYKTSIKNVGLAGIPVVCYNFMPVFDWTRSDLHHPLPDGSTSLAFLKEDLAGVDPVADDLNLPGWDSSYSKDEMKAIIENYRHNVSEEDLWKNLAYFIQAIMPTAEAAGVKMAIHPDDPPYGIFGLPRIITGQAAVERFLGLYDSPANGITMCVGSYASDPKNDVIAMTEYALKRNRINFMHTRNVTAGDWGFQETAHLSQAGDIDMNAVVKLLVDYDWQGALRPDHGRRIWGDQTKTPGYGLYDRALGATYFNGLYEANMRAAGKVPDFGIKTKTVGQK; this is translated from the coding sequence ATGAAAATGTCCTTTCGTTGGTACGGGAAAAATGATCCCGTCAGTTTAGCAGAAATCAAAGCAATCCCAGGTATGCAGGGGATTGTCACAGCAGTTTATGATGTTCCTGTTGGTCAGGCTTGGCCGTTGGAAAAGCTCTTGGAATTGAAAAAAATGGTAGAAGATGCAGGTCTCGAAATTACCGTTATCGAGTCTATTCCTGTTCATGAAGACATTAAGCAAGGCAAACCGAATCGGGATGAGTTGATTGAGAATTATAAAACATCCATTAAGAATGTAGGTTTAGCTGGAATTCCTGTTGTGTGCTATAACTTTATGCCAGTATTTGACTGGACTCGCTCTGATTTGCATCATCCACTTCCTGATGGTTCTACTTCGCTTGCTTTCTTAAAAGAAGATTTAGCAGGGGTAGATCCTGTGGCAGATGATTTAAATTTGCCAGGTTGGGATTCTTCTTACTCAAAAGATGAGATGAAGGCGATTATTGAAAACTATCGTCACAATGTGTCAGAAGAAGATCTATGGAAAAATCTAGCTTATTTTATTCAAGCGATTATGCCAACTGCTGAGGCTGCTGGTGTAAAAATGGCGATTCACCCTGACGATCCACCGTATGGTATCTTTGGACTTCCACGTATCATTACGGGTCAAGCAGCTGTTGAGCGTTTCCTTGGCTTGTACGATTCGCCAGCGAATGGGATTACCATGTGTGTCGGCTCTTATGCTTCTGATCCGAAAAACGATGTCATTGCCATGACTGAGTATGCTTTGAAGCGCAATCGGATTAATTTTATGCATACTCGCAATGTAACAGCAGGTGATTGGGGCTTCCAAGAAACAGCTCATCTGTCACAGGCTGGTGATATTGATATGAATGCGGTTGTGAAATTGTTGGTTGATTATGATTGGCAAGGTGCTTTGCGTCCTGACCATGGTCGCCGTATTTGGGGAGATCAGACCAAGACACCAGGCTATGGGCTTTATGATCGAGCTTTAGGAGCAACCTATTTCAATGGTCTTTATGAAGCCAATATGAGAGCAGCTGGAAAAGTACCAGATTTTGGGATTAAAACAAAGACAGTAGGCCAAAAATAG
- the uxaC gene encoding glucuronate isomerase, whose translation MAFNDSSFMLKNQPAHQLYDQIKHLPIYDFHCHLDPKEIYEDKVYEDIVDLWLGGDHYKWRLMRANGIPEEEITGSASKLTKFKAWAKTVSRAYGNPLYHWSHLELKQVFGVTELLTEENAEELYERLNRFLKDEKVSPRKLIRDSKVTFIGTTDHPLDDLEWHKRLSEEEGFDTIVAPTFRPDEAFVEHRNFGDFVRRLEEKTGFSISDFDSFVAGLADRVAYFAQVGCLASDISFTEICFEPASKEELDEILQATREGKIPSLVAVRKWQTGLFRELCRLYKQHGFVTQVHFGALRNNHTALFQRLGVDIGVDSIGDQTALTSHLNKLLDDLVERDWLPKMIWYNLNPTYNIALANTLANFQANEKGIRSQLQFGAGWWFNDTKLGMIDQMNAYAEQGLFANFVGMLTDSRSFLSYQRHDYFRRILASYVGQWIVDEEVPEDYQALGKVVQEISYFNAQKFFEK comes from the coding sequence ATGGCTTTTAATGATTCGTCATTTATGTTAAAAAATCAACCTGCTCATCAATTGTATGACCAGATTAAACATCTCCCTATTTATGATTTTCATTGTCACCTAGATCCAAAGGAAATCTATGAGGATAAAGTTTATGAGGATATTGTTGATTTGTGGCTAGGTGGTGACCACTATAAGTGGCGCCTAATGCGGGCAAATGGTATTCCAGAAGAAGAAATTACGGGATCAGCTTCTAAATTAACAAAATTTAAGGCTTGGGCTAAGACAGTCAGCAGAGCGTACGGCAATCCACTTTATCATTGGAGTCACTTGGAATTAAAGCAAGTCTTTGGAGTAACGGAACTGCTAACAGAGGAAAATGCAGAAGAGCTCTATGAGCGGTTGAATAGATTTTTAAAGGATGAAAAAGTCAGTCCGAGAAAGTTGATTAGGGACTCTAAGGTGACCTTTATTGGGACTACCGATCATCCTTTAGATGATTTAGAATGGCATAAACGGTTGTCAGAGGAAGAAGGATTTGACACCATTGTGGCACCGACTTTTCGACCAGATGAAGCCTTTGTCGAACATCGAAACTTTGGAGATTTTGTCCGTCGATTAGAAGAAAAAACAGGCTTTTCGATTTCGGACTTTGATAGTTTTGTCGCAGGGCTTGCTGATCGCGTTGCCTATTTTGCACAAGTAGGCTGTCTAGCAAGTGATATTAGTTTTACAGAGATTTGTTTTGAACCAGCCAGCAAAGAAGAGCTCGATGAGATTTTGCAAGCTACAAGAGAAGGAAAGATTCCAAGTTTAGTAGCAGTGAGAAAATGGCAGACAGGTCTATTTAGAGAACTATGTCGCTTGTATAAACAGCATGGTTTTGTCACTCAAGTCCATTTTGGAGCGTTACGGAATAATCATACAGCCTTATTCCAACGCCTTGGTGTGGATATAGGAGTTGACTCAATTGGGGATCAAACAGCCTTGACCAGTCATTTGAACAAGTTGCTAGATGATTTGGTGGAAAGGGATTGGTTACCGAAGATGATTTGGTACAATCTGAACCCGACTTATAATATTGCCTTGGCAAATACCTTGGCGAATTTCCAAGCAAATGAAAAAGGAATTAGAAGCCAATTACAATTTGGAGCGGGTTGGTGGTTTAATGACACCAAGCTCGGTATGATTGACCAAATGAACGCCTATGCAGAGCAAGGGCTGTTCGCGAATTTTGTGGGTATGCTAACGGATTCTAGAAGTTTCTTGTCTTATCAACGGCATGATTACTTTAGAAGAATCTTAGCGTCTTACGTTGGGCAATGGATAGTTGATGAGGAAGTGCCAGAAGATTATCAGGCGCTCGGAAAAGTTGTCCAAGAGATTTCGTATTTTAATGCACAGAAATTTTTTGAAAAATAA
- a CDS encoding bifunctional 4-hydroxy-2-oxoglutarate aldolase/2-dehydro-3-deoxy-phosphogluconate aldolase, with the protein MLKQLKENYFFAVIRGKDENDALEIARHAILGGIKNIEITFSTPNAAQVIAELDQEFSDDLSVIVGAGTVMTTDLAQTAIDAGAKFLVSPHFSEAIQDLAAQHDVFYFPGCATATEIVAAQTAGCQIIKLFPGGVLGPTFIKDIHGPIPEVNLMPSGGVSVANVADWKKAGACAVGIGSALASKIAELGYESVTEIARSFVEAVEE; encoded by the coding sequence ATGTTAAAACAATTAAAAGAAAATTATTTTTTCGCTGTTATCCGCGGAAAAGATGAGAATGATGCGCTTGAGATTGCTCGGCATGCTATTTTAGGTGGAATCAAAAATATTGAAATTACCTTTTCTACGCCAAATGCAGCTCAGGTCATTGCTGAGTTGGATCAAGAGTTCTCAGATGATTTATCCGTTATAGTCGGGGCGGGAACAGTCATGACAACTGATTTAGCTCAGACGGCGATTGATGCTGGAGCGAAGTTCTTAGTAAGTCCGCATTTTTCAGAAGCGATTCAGGACTTAGCTGCTCAACATGATGTCTTTTATTTTCCAGGATGTGCCACAGCGACTGAGATTGTTGCTGCACAGACGGCTGGCTGCCAGATTATTAAGCTCTTTCCAGGTGGTGTATTAGGTCCTACTTTTATTAAAGATATTCATGGGCCAATTCCTGAAGTGAATCTCATGCCTTCAGGTGGTGTGTCTGTTGCAAATGTTGCAGATTGGAAGAAGGCAGGAGCTTGTGCTGTTGGGATTGGTTCAGCTCTTGCAAGTAAGATAGCTGAATTAGGCTATGAGAGTGTTACAGAGATTGCACGTTCTTTTGTAGAAGCAGTGGAGGAATAA
- a CDS encoding FadR/GntR family transcriptional regulator — translation MSRPLVEKTADRLLELILERGYRVGDKLPNEYELAQDLEVGRSTIREAVRSLATRNILEVRQGSGTYISSKKGVSEDPLGFSLVRDRVKLTTDLFELRYLLEPRIAERVAQFASAEDVVRLEEIVYAIEDAVHRGDDAHLELDVQFHSMLAEMSGNIAMTSLLPVINQSIHLINENYTNRQMKEDSLKAHRNILAAIKQRHPLAAYDSMLAHIVAVRQAVLTEWFDKDLTIHGLHSE, via the coding sequence ATGTCAAGACCGTTAGTCGAAAAAACAGCAGATCGATTGTTAGAATTAATTTTAGAACGTGGCTATCGTGTAGGAGATAAATTGCCAAACGAGTATGAACTGGCTCAAGATTTAGAAGTGGGACGTTCAACGATTCGTGAAGCAGTCAGAAGTTTAGCAACTCGCAATATTTTAGAAGTACGTCAAGGGTCGGGGACGTATATTAGTTCGAAAAAAGGAGTATCTGAAGATCCACTTGGTTTTTCTTTAGTACGTGATAGGGTTAAATTAACAACTGATTTATTTGAACTACGCTATTTACTAGAACCACGGATTGCGGAGAGGGTGGCTCAGTTTGCTTCAGCTGAAGATGTTGTGCGCTTGGAAGAAATCGTCTATGCTATTGAGGATGCGGTTCATCGCGGAGATGATGCCCATTTGGAATTAGATGTGCAATTTCATAGCATGCTAGCGGAAATGAGCGGTAATATTGCCATGACCAGCTTGCTACCTGTCATAAATCAGTCGATTCATTTAATTAATGAAAATTACACAAATCGTCAGATGAAAGAAGATAGCCTAAAAGCTCACCGTAATATTTTAGCGGCAATCAAGCAACGACATCCGTTAGCGGCTTATGATAGCATGTTAGCCCACATAGTTGCGGTTAGACAAGCTGTTTTGACAGAATGGTTTGATAAAGATTTGACTATTCATGGTCTACATTCTGAATGA